From the Pseudomonadota bacterium genome, one window contains:
- a CDS encoding PepSY domain-containing protein, whose translation MRHQRPPTLRIHRIIGLASGAWLALIGLTGSLLCFVEPIDQATHPQMLTSPPGDTRASIDDIVAAATRTALPRKAVRVRLPRDARDVYELVTDDERHVYVDQSGRVTGHRAEGQVPREMLLRLHTSLLLDHKALTAIPAAALIALGVSGLRLRIPLGRSLERLRTASASLSRNAWHLHNLTGTLALPFLLLSATTGLALIFYTPCETALNRWLAISQVPVPQTDTPPLLQTREGRIQTLVAAALHRFPQAVATWVNLPAPDRPLTRVRLKQPGEWHPLGRTAVTFDDQGRTVSIENAHTAPLGTRIMNQVFPAHTLQAGLPGRLVCALVGLVPTLMLATGLAVFLRRRARAT comes from the coding sequence ATGCGCCATCAACGCCCCCCCACGTTGCGCATTCATCGAATCATCGGTCTCGCCTCGGGTGCCTGGCTCGCCCTCATCGGTCTCACGGGCTCTCTCCTGTGCTTCGTGGAACCGATCGATCAGGCGACCCACCCCCAGATGCTGACCTCCCCCCCAGGTGACACGCGCGCATCCATCGATGACATCGTCGCAGCAGCGACGCGGACCGCTCTCCCCCGTAAGGCGGTCCGCGTTCGCCTTCCGAGAGACGCTCGCGACGTGTATGAGCTCGTCACCGACGACGAGCGCCACGTCTATGTCGATCAGAGCGGCCGCGTCACCGGGCACCGCGCCGAGGGCCAGGTGCCGCGCGAGATGCTGCTGCGCCTCCACACGTCGCTCCTCCTCGATCACAAAGCCCTGACCGCCATCCCCGCCGCCGCCCTGATCGCGCTGGGCGTGAGCGGGCTGCGCCTTCGAATCCCCCTCGGTCGCAGCCTCGAACGTCTCCGCACCGCTTCCGCGAGCCTGTCGCGCAACGCCTGGCACCTGCACAACCTCACCGGCACCCTCGCCCTCCCCTTCCTGCTGCTCTCCGCCACCACCGGGCTGGCCCTGATCTTCTACACCCCGTGCGAGACCGCCCTGAACCGATGGCTCGCCATATCTCAAGTCCCCGTGCCACAGACCGACACGCCCCCGCTCCTGCAGACCCGCGAGGGTCGCATACAGACCCTCGTTGCCGCAGCCCTTCACCGCTTCCCCCAGGCTGTCGCAACCTGGGTGAACCTGCCCGCGCCGGATCGCCCCCTCACCCGCGTGCGCCTGAAGCAGCCCGGGGAATGGCACCCGCTTGGTCGCACCGCTGTGACCTTCGATGACCAAGGCCGCACAGTCTCAATCGAGAACGCCCACACCGCCCCCTTGGGCACGCGGATCATGAACCAGGTCTTTCCCGCGCACACGCTGCAGGCCGGCCTTCCCGGCCGACTTGTTTGCGCGCTGGTGGGGCTGGTCCCCACACTCATGCTGGCCACCGGCCTCGCCGTCTTCCTCCGCAGAAGGGCGCGTGCCACATGA